In Syngnathus typhle isolate RoL2023-S1 ecotype Sweden linkage group LG14, RoL_Styp_1.0, whole genome shotgun sequence, one genomic interval encodes:
- the lsm4 gene encoding U6 snRNA-associated Sm-like protein LSm4 produces MLPLSLLKTAQNHPMLVELKNGETYNGHLVSCDNWMNINLREVICTSRDGDKFWRMPECYIRGSTIKYLRIPDEIIDMVKEEVVSKGRGRGGAQQNKQQGKGRGGPGRGVFGGRGRGMSGPGRGQQQPDKKVGKAQGMKNQH; encoded by the exons ATG CTTCCGTTGTCGCTATTGAAGACCGCCCAGAACCATCCAATG CTGGTGGAGCTGAAAAATGGCGAGACATACAACGGCCACCTGGTCAGTTGTGACAACTGGATGAACATCAATTTGAGAGAAGTCATCTGCACCTCTCGG GATGGTGACAAGTTCTGGCGGATGCCCGAGTGCTACATCAGAGGAAGCACCATCAAGTATCTGCGAATCCCGGATGAGATCATCGACAtggtgaaggaggaggtggtgTCGAAGGGTCGAGGACGGGGAGGTGCTCAACAGAACAAACAGCAGGgcaaaggaagaggaggaccgGGTCGAG GTGTGTTTGGCGGTCGAGGCAGAGGAATGAGCGGCCCAGGACGAGGTCAGCAGCAGCCGGATAAGAAAGTTGGCAAAGCACAAGGGATGAAGAACCAGCACTGA
- the LOC133167266 gene encoding pyroglutamyl-peptidase 1-like isoform X1, which yields MVLLHNTDLIKHSTSHDGKWTTVNGLSSLQELKKLGLGTEVDLQVYEVPVEYQTVQSLVPSLWKKYHPMLVVHVGVSGMATTVTLEKCGRNHGYKGLDNSSFCPDSQCCVVGGPDCIDSVIDMESVCKRVTASGLGVAVSVSKDAGRYLCDFTYYTSLYMSHGRSAFIHVPPLGKPYSGEDLGRALQAIVREMLELLGDAKEKIHCQQHFH from the exons ATGGTCTTGCTGCACAACACAGACCTAATAAAACACTCGACGTCTCACGACGGGAAATGGACAACAGTAAACGGACTGTCGTCGTTACAG GAGCTGAAGAAGCTCGGGCTTGGAACCGAAGTGGACTTGCAGGTCTACGAGGTTCCTGTGGAGTACCAAACGGTGCAGAGTTTAGTTCCATCACTATGGAAGAAGTATCACCCAATG CTGGTCGTTCATGTGGGCGTCTCAGGCATGGCCACCACTGTCACATTAGAGAAGTGTGGCCGAAATCATGGCTATAAAGGTTTGGACAACAGCAGCTTCTGTCCTGACTCCCAATGTTGCGTCGTGGGAGGCCCAGACTGTATTGACTCCGTTATTGACATGGAATCGGTCTGCAAGAGAGTGACCGCCTCCGGACTGGGAGTTGCCGTGTCCGTCTCCAAGGACGCCGGAAG GTATCTGTGCGACTTCACTTATTACACATCCCTGTACATGAGCCACGGTCGCTCGGCCTTCATCCACGTGCCGCCTCTCGGGAAGCCGTACAGCGGCGAAGACCTGGGCCGTGCGCTGCAAGCCATCGTCCGGGAGATGCTGGAACTTCTGGGTGACGCCAAGGAGAAGATTCACTGCCAGCAACACTTCCACTAA
- the rab3ab gene encoding RAB3A, member RAS oncogene family, b, whose amino-acid sequence MASATATYGQKESSDQNFDYMFKILIIGNSSVGKTSFLFRYADDSFTPAFVSTVGIDFKVKTIYRNDKRIKLQIWDTAGQERYRTITTAYYRGAMGFILMYDITNEESFNAVQDWSTQIKTYSWDNAQVLLVGNKCDMDDERMVSGDRGRQLSEHLGFEFFEASAKDNINVKQTFERLVDIICEKMSESLDAGDPAITGAKQGPQLTEQPAPPHQDCAC is encoded by the exons ATGGCGTCGGCCACAGCGACCTATGGACAGAAAGAGTCCTCAGACCAGAACTTTGACTACATGTTTAAGATCCTCATCATTGGCAACAGCAGCGTGGGTAAAACCTCCTTCTTGTTCCGTTACGCCGATGACTCCTTCACGCCCGCCTTTGTCAGTACGGTGGGCATCGACTTCAAGGTGAAGACCATCTACAGGAACGACAAGAGGATCAAACTACAGATCTGG GACACGGCAGGTCAGGAACGTTATCGTACCATCACGACAGCTTACTATCGCGGCGCCATGGGCTTCATTCTTATGTATGACATCACCAATGAGGAGTCCTTCAATGCCGTCCAAGACTG gTCTACTCAAATTAAGACGTACTCCTGGGATAACGCCCAGGTGCTGCTGGTGGGAAATAAATGTGATATGGATGATGAGCGCATGGTGAGTGGAGACAGAGGCCGCCAGCTCTCTGAACATCTTG GTTTTGAATTCTTCGAAGCCAGCGCCAAAGATAACATCAACGTGAAGCAGACCTTTGAGCGTCTGGTCGACATTATATGTGAAAAGATGTCCGAGAGTCTGGATGCTGGCGATCCCGCCATTACGGGGGCCAAGCAGGGGCCTCAGCTGACGGAGCAGCCGGCTCCACCGCACCAGGACTGTGCATGTTAA
- the LOC133167266 gene encoding pyroglutamyl-peptidase 1-like isoform X2, translated as MDNSKRTVVVTGFGPFGEHTVNASWVAVQELKKLGLGTEVDLQVYEVPVEYQTVQSLVPSLWKKYHPMLVVHVGVSGMATTVTLEKCGRNHGYKGLDNSSFCPDSQCCVVGGPDCIDSVIDMESVCKRVTASGLGVAVSVSKDAGRYLCDFTYYTSLYMSHGRSAFIHVPPLGKPYSGEDLGRALQAIVREMLELLGDAKEKIHCQQHFH; from the exons ATGGACAACAGTAAACGGACTGTCGTCGTTACAG GTTTTGGCCCATTCGGAGAGCATACAGTCAATGCCAGCTGGGTTGCGGTACAG GAGCTGAAGAAGCTCGGGCTTGGAACCGAAGTGGACTTGCAGGTCTACGAGGTTCCTGTGGAGTACCAAACGGTGCAGAGTTTAGTTCCATCACTATGGAAGAAGTATCACCCAATG CTGGTCGTTCATGTGGGCGTCTCAGGCATGGCCACCACTGTCACATTAGAGAAGTGTGGCCGAAATCATGGCTATAAAGGTTTGGACAACAGCAGCTTCTGTCCTGACTCCCAATGTTGCGTCGTGGGAGGCCCAGACTGTATTGACTCCGTTATTGACATGGAATCGGTCTGCAAGAGAGTGACCGCCTCCGGACTGGGAGTTGCCGTGTCCGTCTCCAAGGACGCCGGAAG GTATCTGTGCGACTTCACTTATTACACATCCCTGTACATGAGCCACGGTCGCTCGGCCTTCATCCACGTGCCGCCTCTCGGGAAGCCGTACAGCGGCGAAGACCTGGGCCGTGCGCTGCAAGCCATCGTCCGGGAGATGCTGGAACTTCTGGGTGACGCCAAGGAGAAGATTCACTGCCAGCAACACTTCCACTAA
- the LOC133167113 gene encoding transcription factor JunD-like: MKKDINLSLSDADMKPHIRDVDGILCSSDLGMLKLSSPDLERLIVQSNGLVTTTTTSSSHFLFPKPVTDEQEFAEGFVKALEDLHKQNLRPQNGTLDLGATVNIVPVTTQLELPVYTNLNSYGSGPLGTTVNYSTDTVSFPPPPPPPSTTLQPPHHFSGAPSAETELSSRVQPPKEEPQTVPDVQSFGDSPPLSPVDMESQERIKADKKRLRNRIAASKCRRRKLERISRLEDKVTTLKNQNTDLASTANVLRDQVAQLKEKVLTHVSSGCQLLPHEVQVH, encoded by the coding sequence ATGAAGAAGGATATTAACTTGAGTCTAAGCGACGCAGACATGAAGCCGCACATTCGCGACGTTGACGGCATCCTGTGCTCTTCGGACTTGGGGATGCTCAAACTGTCCTCGCCGGACCTGGAGCGCCTTATCGTCCAGTCCAACGGGTtggtcaccaccaccaccacgagcAGCTCCCACTTCCTTTTCCCGAAGCCTGTCACGGACGAGCAGGAGTTCGCCGAGGGCTTCGTCAAGGCGTTGGAGGACCTGCACAAACAGAACCTGAGACCGCAAAACGGGACTTTGGATCTGGGTGCCACCGTCAATATCGTCCCGGTGACGACGCAACTGGAGCTGCCGGTGTACACGAACCTCAACAGCTACGGCAGCGGGCCTTTGGGGACCACCGTCAACTACTCCACGGACACTGTGTCTTTTccacccccgccgccgccgccgtccaccACCCTGCAGCCGCCTCACCATTTCAGCGGTGCGCCTTCGGCGGAGACGGAGCTCTCCAGCCGAGTGCAACCGCCCAAGGAGGAGCCCCAAACGGTGCCGGATGTGCAGAGCTTCGGGGACAGCCCACCGCTATCTCCCGTCGACATGGAGTCGCAAGAGCGGATCAAGGCCGACAAGAAGAGGCTCCGGAATCGGATCGCCGCTTCCAAGTGTCGCAGACGCAAGCTGGAGCGCATCTCCAGGCTGGAGGACAAGGTGACGACGTTGAAGAACCAAAACACCGACTTGGCTTCGACGGCCAACGTCCTCAGAGATCAGGTGGCCCAGCTCAAGGAGAAAGTCCTCACACATGTGAGCAGTGGCTGTCAGCTGCTACCACACGAGGTCCAAGTGCACTAG